The sequence AGGAGTACGATAAGGAAGGGATGTATCGTAAAATCGTCGATTTTCCCTCCCAGCTCGAAGAAGGTTTCAAAATCGGAAAGGACAGCGCAAAACCGGATATTGATATCTCCGGAATCAAAAATATCGTGGTTTGCGGATTGGGTGGATCAGCGATCGGCGGTGACCTGGTGCGTACTTTTTTGACCTACCGAATCAAGGTGCCTTTCCAGATCTGCCGTCATTACCTGGTGCCCGACTATGTCGACCAAAATTCCCTGTGCATACTGTCTAGTTATTCCGGTACCACTGAAGAGACTTTGTCCGCTTACAATGACGCCAAAGCGAGAGGCGCGAAAATCTTTGCTGTCACAACCGGTGGTGACCTGAAAAAGAAAGCTGAAGCCGATGGTTTCACGGTAGTGACCATTCCACCCGGTTTTCCTCCCCGCGCGGCCTTGGGGTATTCCTTCATGCCGATGCTGGTTATGCTCTCGAGGCTCGGGTTTATTGCTGATCTCGATGATGAAATCACGGCCTGCATCGAGTTTCTGCGTGACAACGTCAAGCAGTATATTATCGACAAGCAGGAAAACCTGGCGATCGAAGTTGCCAATAAGATGTTCGGACGGTTGCC is a genomic window of Candidatus Zixiibacteriota bacterium containing:
- a CDS encoding SIS domain-containing protein produces the protein MADLKKLLEEYDKEGMYRKIVDFPSQLEEGFKIGKDSAKPDIDISGIKNIVVCGLGGSAIGGDLVRTFLTYRIKVPFQICRHYLVPDYVDQNSLCILSSYSGTTEETLSAYNDAKARGAKIFAVTTGGDLKKKAEADGFTVVTIPPGFPPRAALGYSFMPMLVMLSRLGFIADLDDEITACIEFLRDNVKQYIIDKQENLAIEVANKMFGRLP